From Cyclobacteriaceae bacterium, a single genomic window includes:
- a CDS encoding RNA-directed DNA polymerase, translating to MTPEEIKELTDRFLAIKTPRQLAKVLDVEFKILTYYLYKVPELKKYNEFDIRKRNGNARRIIAPIGGIKRIQRSLNFILQTLYPTKKAVHGFTLGKSIKTNALAHVKKNLIINIDIKDFFPSIHFGRVMGLMMARPFNFNEPLARVIAQICCHKASLPQGAPTSPIISNFICRKIDNAFLRLTSYNRCTYSRYADDITISTNQKKWPTEIARIENGKVLLSNIIQGIFHSNGFLINEDKTRHATRVNRQEVTGLVVNESININRKYYQHVRAMIHAVEKYGITLAANEHFLKYNIKSKEPDNIELSFQNELVGKLGFIGFIKGKENSTYKKLAARINTAEPGIRLKIVQNEIDEAANPIIFGEGKTDWRHLSKALTKLKKEGMFKSLFLRFNRYENLEINNEQLLDICKSLPKGEPSKKIVICLFDRDTKKINNAVVENGKDFKSWGNNVFSLLMPIPVHRKFDEICIEHYYLDTELKRTDHDGRRIFTSDEFDKVTGIHKQENLQYPYIGYLQPNFPRIIDSHVRNDIGQNVALSKNNFSNNILNDVPLFDDFTFSHFKIIFDRIEEIITSHPVG from the coding sequence ATGACACCAGAAGAAATTAAAGAATTAACGGACAGATTTTTAGCAATTAAAACGCCGAGACAATTGGCTAAAGTATTGGATGTGGAATTCAAAATTTTGACATACTACTTATACAAGGTCCCGGAACTTAAAAAATATAATGAGTTCGATATTCGAAAGCGAAATGGAAATGCAAGAAGAATTATCGCACCAATAGGTGGGATTAAGCGAATTCAAAGGTCTTTAAATTTCATTCTCCAAACTTTATATCCAACCAAGAAGGCTGTACACGGGTTTACTCTTGGCAAGAGTATCAAGACGAATGCCTTAGCTCACGTAAAGAAAAATCTCATTATTAATATTGATATTAAAGATTTTTTTCCGTCGATACATTTTGGACGAGTGATGGGTTTAATGATGGCTAGACCGTTCAATTTTAATGAACCACTAGCAAGAGTAATTGCACAAATTTGCTGTCATAAAGCCTCCTTACCGCAAGGTGCCCCAACATCACCAATAATTTCCAATTTCATTTGTAGAAAAATAGATAATGCTTTTCTAAGACTAACAAGTTACAACCGATGCACCTATTCGAGATATGCAGATGATATTACAATATCAACTAATCAGAAGAAGTGGCCTACAGAAATTGCAAGGATTGAAAATGGAAAGGTGCTATTAAGTAATATTATTCAAGGAATTTTTCATAGTAATGGATTCTTGATAAATGAAGATAAGACTAGACATGCGACGAGGGTAAACAGACAGGAGGTTACTGGCCTTGTCGTAAATGAATCCATTAACATTAATAGAAAATATTATCAGCATGTTAGGGCCATGATTCACGCAGTTGAAAAATATGGTATAACTCTCGCTGCAAATGAACACTTTTTGAAGTATAATATTAAAAGTAAAGAACCCGATAATATTGAACTTTCCTTTCAGAATGAATTAGTGGGAAAACTTGGTTTTATTGGATTTATCAAGGGAAAGGAAAATTCGACTTATAAAAAATTAGCGGCCAGAATTAACACCGCTGAGCCTGGTATTCGACTTAAGATCGTTCAAAATGAAATTGATGAAGCAGCAAATCCAATAATTTTTGGTGAAGGTAAAACAGATTGGCGTCATTTAAGTAAGGCCTTAACTAAATTGAAAAAAGAGGGAATGTTCAAATCGTTGTTCCTCAGATTCAACAGGTATGAAAACCTTGAGATTAATAACGAACAATTATTAGACATATGTAAATCCTTGCCTAAAGGTGAGCCATCAAAAAAGATAGTTATTTGTCTTTTTGATAGAGACACCAAAAAGATTAATAATGCGGTTGTAGAAAACGGAAAAGACTTTAAATCTTGGGGTAATAATGTTTTTTCCCTGCTGATGCCAATACCAGTACATCGGAAATTTGATGAAATCTGTATTGAGCATTATTACCTTGATACAGAATTGAAAAGAACCGATCATGATGGGAGAAGGATATTTACATCTGACGAATTCGACAAGGTTACAGGAATTCATAAACAAGAAAATCTTCAATATCCATATATCGGATATCTTCAACCAAATTTCCCCAGGATTATCGATTCCCATGTGCGCAATGATATAGGGCAGAACGTAGCCTTAAGCAAAAACAATTTCTCAAATAATATTTTGAATGATGTACCGCTTTTTGATGACTTCACCTTTAGTCATTTTAAAATAATCTTTGATAGAATTGAAGAAATAATCACATCTCACCCAGTTGGTTGA
- a CDS encoding alpha/beta hydrolase — protein MQIHSTCSFKTPEDSKYFENWVVRLEKVNNKKYGRIDLETSLGKTVVWSLSGDKKDLKPLVIFPGFRTCSLFWDFDNALEPLQKNYRIFLVDTNGQPSLSDGNTPDIKSNDYGLWASEVITKLGLTKAVVAGASFGGLVCMKLCIVAPEKVEKAIMLNPGCLQPFSLSLKNLYYNMLPILFPSRKNVKTFLDAAVFCKPNHQLSTDSEELILDYEMMALTRFIDKAQKPYQMPLSELSKVSSDVYLLEGENDLLFPYQKSIDHATKCIKNLKEVFVLKQTGHGIETSKEAISIIGRIMNT, from the coding sequence ATGCAGATCCACAGCACCTGTTCTTTCAAAACCCCTGAAGATTCAAAGTACTTCGAAAACTGGGTCGTGAGACTCGAAAAGGTTAACAATAAGAAATATGGTCGCATTGATCTGGAGACTTCGCTTGGCAAGACCGTGGTCTGGAGCCTTAGCGGAGATAAAAAAGATCTTAAACCATTGGTCATTTTTCCGGGTTTCCGTACCTGCAGCTTATTCTGGGATTTTGACAATGCGCTTGAACCTTTACAGAAAAACTATCGCATCTTTTTAGTAGATACGAATGGACAACCTTCCCTGAGTGATGGCAATACCCCTGACATCAAATCCAATGATTATGGACTATGGGCAAGCGAGGTGATCACAAAGCTGGGATTAACAAAAGCAGTAGTGGCGGGAGCATCGTTCGGCGGGCTCGTGTGCATGAAACTTTGCATAGTAGCTCCTGAAAAAGTAGAGAAAGCTATCATGCTGAATCCCGGATGCCTTCAGCCCTTCTCGCTTTCGCTGAAGAATCTTTATTATAATATGCTGCCAATCCTGTTCCCATCAAGAAAGAATGTGAAGACATTCCTGGACGCCGCCGTGTTCTGTAAACCGAATCACCAGCTTTCGACGGATTCTGAAGAGCTCATTCTCGATTACGAAATGATGGCTCTGACGCGATTCATAGATAAGGCTCAAAAACCTTATCAAATGCCTTTGTCGGAGCTGAGCAAGGTTTCTTCAGATGTTTATTTACTGGAAGGTGAAAACGATCTGCTATTTCCTTATCAGAAATCAATCGATCATGCCACGAAGTGCATTAAGAACCTGAAGGAGGTATTTGTTCTGAAACAAACGGGTCACGGCATTGAGACATCGAAAGAAGCAATCTCGATCATTGGGCGGATTATGAACACCTGA
- a CDS encoding peptidylprolyl isomerase: MKISKHKVAAIHYTLTDNKGKVLDSSEGREPLYYLHGEGNLIPGMEEGLEGQEKGKKLKLKISPEKGYGVRDDKMMQKVPRSAFQGEKVEKGMQFQTDSGAVVTVTEISLDSVTVDANHPLAGVELNFDVEVMEVRDASEDEIAHGHVHGPGGAH; the protein is encoded by the coding sequence ATGAAAATATCAAAACACAAGGTGGCTGCGATCCACTACACACTGACTGACAACAAAGGAAAAGTACTTGACAGCAGTGAAGGGCGTGAGCCATTGTATTACCTCCATGGCGAAGGGAATCTTATCCCAGGAATGGAAGAAGGGCTCGAGGGCCAGGAGAAAGGAAAGAAGCTGAAGCTTAAAATATCACCCGAAAAAGGATATGGTGTGCGGGATGATAAGATGATGCAAAAAGTTCCACGTTCAGCATTTCAGGGCGAGAAAGTTGAAAAAGGAATGCAGTTCCAGACTGACAGTGGTGCCGTGGTTACTGTTACAGAGATATCTCTTGATTCTGTAACGGTAGATGCCAATCATCCCCTTGCCGGTGTTGAACTGAACTTTGATGTTGAAGTCATGGAAGTTCGTGATGCCTCTGAAGATGAGATCGCTCATGGACATGTGCATGGTCCGGGAGGCGCGCACTAA
- a CDS encoding recombinase family protein produces the protein MSITVELIKNLRPVDANRHRKQTRNTIIYTRVSTKEQALNNQSLETQKKQCLQYTLSHDLNVIGFYGGTYESAKTDERKEFNRMMNYIKAHKEKVAFILVYSLDRFSRTGGNAIFISSELKRNGISILSVAQQIDTDSYSGKLQESIHFIFSQYDNDLRREKCMVGMKAKLHRGEWMGRPPLGYRRTERRDKPIELDENAESVAQIFILKASNTISNTEISRQMASKGFKVSNKVLTDMLRNPFYCGYISHKLLDGKIIKGKHEALISEEVFLKVNYVMQTIPKGFKHAKTEVMPLRQFLKCGKCGISMTGYLIKKKRLSYYKCQTMACCNNRNANFIHKLFEEFLQTYPLKDHFLDPLKSNFKKTCETLTTTEKIVSIKLKSHHRKVVKEIKLLQESNDLGYVDLKVFNLTLSKLQREKQELENHLMMTSLEFRNSSLFLDKAVGECLSLASLWNSLTCFGKRKLADIVFPDGLRYHRDTDSLEVIIEGMQSIRPVDESNPESQKSIQLSGLAKKADKMLQIYRTNKIPCS, from the coding sequence ATGAGCATTACTGTTGAGTTGATTAAAAATCTCAGACCCGTCGACGCAAATCGCCACAGAAAACAAACCCGCAATACAATTATTTACACGCGAGTATCAACAAAGGAACAGGCTCTCAACAATCAAAGTCTGGAAACACAGAAGAAGCAATGCCTACAATACACGCTTAGCCATGACCTTAATGTTATCGGCTTCTACGGAGGAACGTATGAAAGTGCTAAAACGGACGAGCGCAAAGAATTCAATCGAATGATGAATTACATTAAGGCTCATAAAGAAAAAGTGGCTTTCATTCTTGTATACAGCCTGGATCGCTTTAGTCGAACTGGCGGCAATGCAATTTTTATTTCCTCAGAACTGAAACGAAATGGGATCTCCATCCTATCCGTTGCACAGCAAATTGATACAGACAGTTATTCCGGCAAACTTCAGGAGAGCATTCATTTTATTTTCAGTCAGTACGATAATGACTTGCGTAGGGAAAAATGCATGGTCGGAATGAAGGCAAAACTGCACCGAGGCGAGTGGATGGGTAGGCCGCCACTAGGATATCGTCGCACGGAGAGAAGAGATAAACCAATTGAACTTGATGAAAACGCAGAGTCTGTCGCACAGATCTTTATTTTAAAGGCCTCCAACACCATATCTAATACTGAGATATCCCGACAAATGGCATCAAAGGGATTCAAAGTCTCAAATAAGGTATTAACAGATATGCTAAGGAACCCATTCTATTGCGGTTACATATCTCACAAATTGCTAGACGGAAAGATCATAAAAGGCAAGCACGAAGCTTTGATCTCCGAAGAGGTGTTCTTAAAAGTCAACTATGTAATGCAAACAATACCTAAGGGCTTCAAGCATGCCAAAACGGAAGTCATGCCGTTAAGGCAATTTTTAAAGTGCGGAAAATGCGGAATCAGCATGACTGGATATCTGATAAAAAAGAAACGCTTGTCGTATTATAAATGTCAAACGATGGCATGTTGCAACAATCGCAACGCTAATTTTATTCACAAACTATTTGAAGAGTTCCTTCAAACATATCCTTTGAAAGACCACTTCCTTGATCCATTGAAAAGTAATTTCAAAAAGACCTGTGAAACCTTAACTACAACTGAAAAAATAGTTTCTATTAAACTCAAATCGCATCACCGTAAAGTAGTTAAGGAAATCAAATTACTCCAGGAGTCCAATGATCTTGGATATGTTGATCTGAAAGTCTTCAACTTAACCTTGTCGAAATTGCAAAGAGAGAAACAGGAACTCGAAAATCACCTGATGATGACCTCACTTGAATTCCGGAATTCATCTTTGTTTCTTGACAAGGCTGTGGGGGAATGCCTTAGCCTTGCAAGCCTTTGGAACTCTTTGACATGTTTCGGTAAAAGGAAACTTGCTGACATCGTCTTCCCTGATGGATTGCGATATCATCGGGACACAGATAGCTTGGAAGTGATCATTGAGGGTATGCAATCGATCCGGCCCGTAGACGAATCGAACCCTGAAAGTCAGAAATCAATTCAATTATCAGGTTTAGCAAAAAAAGCAGATAAAATGCTGCAGATTTATCGAACTAATAAAATTCCTTGTAGCTGA
- a CDS encoding PspC domain-containing protein yields MKKNISINISGIIFHIEEDGYDTLRKYLDSVNKYFASFDDNSEILSDIESRIAEIFLSKLNDGKQVITSEDVSSLISTMGSVSDFKAAEETEFAAGEPARETKQQSSSSTTSAPRKLFRDQNRKILGGVCAGLGHYFSVDPVWPRLLFALLVVGTSGIFLLVYIVLWIVLPISHFEDEASIKKMYRDPDKKVVGGVAAGVAAFFSADIAIIRLLFVIAAIFGGVGIVLYIVLWIVLPEAKTITEKMKMQGEPVTLSNIESTVKKGLNEKESDESILARIILFPFRAIALVLNALGKVLGPVLSLLIDILRVAIGLSISFTGLLLILCLLMAFGILIGLFHAPDWNFFSDWGGNTPNLPLAAIRNSFPTFSLIFGFLATFIPALFLMLIGNSIIAKRLVFRAAVGWSLFVVFFVSLAVVSFSVPQIIYGFKEKGEFREELTFNIQGKTPVFNINETGMDDYNGTSLSFKGYDGKEIKLIERFKSQGASRKIAMENAQMVEYHVAQTDSIIAFDSDVTFKKDSKFRVQQLDIDVMIPYNQPFVVDAKLWRMINTDIVDVRDYDFSLNEDTQTWKMTDKGLECTSCSIAVTDRTNKASDQFGYSDFNSLDLKGILNVRIEKGENYAVELKGPESEKRRYEIYTNGGTLVVDYDNHSKVFWKKNSQSDNEMRIIITMPELHDIRMQGAGKLKFKGFDENEVDIQLNGAIVGEGDLNAVTLNVDLNGASSLELSGSGKFLEADIAGVSGLRAFGYEVKHCIVEAHGASTAKVNVTERLEIKEGIVSSVTHRGNPEIIKN; encoded by the coding sequence ATGAAAAAGAACATCAGCATCAACATCAGCGGTATAATTTTCCACATAGAGGAAGACGGTTACGATACCCTGCGCAAATACCTGGACTCTGTTAATAAGTACTTCGCTTCGTTTGATGACAACAGCGAGATCCTATCTGACATTGAATCCAGAATTGCCGAGATATTTCTGTCCAAGCTCAACGATGGAAAACAGGTCATCACATCCGAAGATGTCAGCAGCCTTATTTCGACCATGGGTAGCGTGAGTGATTTCAAAGCAGCAGAAGAAACAGAATTCGCTGCCGGAGAACCTGCACGCGAAACAAAGCAGCAATCATCATCCTCAACAACATCAGCACCACGAAAACTCTTCCGTGATCAAAACAGAAAGATCCTGGGTGGTGTATGCGCCGGCTTAGGGCATTACTTCAGTGTTGATCCGGTATGGCCAAGATTACTGTTTGCACTATTGGTTGTCGGCACATCAGGGATCTTCCTACTGGTTTACATAGTATTATGGATTGTGTTGCCGATCTCTCACTTTGAAGATGAAGCATCCATCAAAAAGATGTATCGTGACCCCGACAAGAAAGTTGTGGGTGGTGTGGCAGCTGGTGTGGCAGCCTTCTTCAGCGCTGATATCGCGATCATCAGGCTCCTGTTTGTTATCGCAGCCATCTTTGGTGGAGTTGGTATCGTATTATACATAGTCCTCTGGATCGTGCTTCCAGAGGCTAAAACAATTACCGAAAAAATGAAAATGCAGGGCGAACCTGTGACGCTGTCCAACATTGAATCCACCGTTAAGAAAGGATTGAATGAAAAGGAAAGTGATGAAAGTATTCTGGCAAGGATCATTCTATTTCCATTCAGAGCCATCGCCCTTGTTTTGAATGCATTGGGGAAAGTATTAGGTCCGGTTTTAAGTCTTCTGATTGATATTCTTCGCGTTGCAATCGGATTATCTATCTCATTCACCGGATTATTGCTGATCCTATGCTTGCTGATGGCATTCGGAATATTGATCGGACTATTTCATGCACCGGATTGGAACTTCTTCTCCGATTGGGGTGGAAATACTCCTAACCTTCCGCTTGCAGCGATCCGCAATAGCTTTCCAACATTCTCCCTGATCTTTGGATTCCTGGCTACTTTCATTCCGGCACTGTTCCTGATGCTGATTGGTAATTCCATCATTGCCAAAAGACTGGTCTTCCGTGCTGCTGTTGGATGGTCATTGTTTGTGGTCTTCTTTGTAAGTCTTGCTGTGGTCAGCTTCAGTGTACCACAAATCATATATGGATTTAAAGAGAAGGGTGAGTTCAGGGAAGAGCTTACATTTAATATCCAGGGAAAAACTCCAGTCTTCAATATCAATGAAACAGGAATGGATGATTATAACGGGACTTCCCTTTCCTTCAAGGGCTATGATGGCAAAGAGATCAAGCTGATCGAAAGATTTAAGTCGCAGGGAGCATCAAGAAAAATCGCGATGGAAAATGCTCAGATGGTCGAATATCATGTAGCTCAGACCGACAGCATCATTGCGTTTGATTCGGATGTGACCTTTAAGAAAGATTCAAAGTTCCGTGTACAGCAACTCGATATCGATGTAATGATTCCTTACAATCAACCCTTTGTAGTGGATGCAAAGCTATGGCGAATGATTAACACGGATATCGTTGATGTACGTGATTATGATTTCTCGCTCAATGAGGATACACAAACCTGGAAGATGACTGACAAGGGTCTTGAATGTACAAGTTGTTCTATCGCTGTAACGGATCGCACTAACAAAGCTTCGGATCAGTTTGGATACAGCGATTTTAATTCCTTGGACCTCAAAGGAATTCTGAATGTAAGGATTGAAAAAGGTGAAAATTATGCAGTCGAATTAAAAGGACCAGAATCTGAAAAAAGGAGATATGAAATATATACCAACGGAGGGACACTGGTGGTCGACTATGATAATCACAGCAAAGTCTTCTGGAAGAAAAATTCCCAAAGTGACAATGAGATGAGGATCATTATTACCATGCCTGAACTTCACGACATCAGGATGCAGGGAGCCGGGAAATTGAAATTCAAGGGCTTTGACGAAAATGAAGTGGATATTCAGTTGAACGGGGCCATTGTCGGAGAGGGTGATCTGAATGCTGTTACTTTAAATGTTGATCTAAATGGAGCATCATCTCTGGAGTTATCAGGCAGTGGGAAATTTCTGGAGGCCGACATTGCCGGCGTTTCCGGTCTGCGTGCTTTTGGTTATGAGGTGAAACATTGCATTGTAGAAGCCCATGGAGCCTCCACTGCAAAAGTCAATGTAACGGAACGGTTAGAGATCAAGGAAGGAATTGTCAGCAGTGTTACGCATCGCGGAAATCCAGAAATCATAAAGAACTAA
- a CDS encoding PadR family transcriptional regulator, translating to MNLENTQVQMRKGILEYCILHIIARGEVYASDMLEELTLAHMIVVEGTLYPLLTRLKNAGLVEYKWVESKSGPPRKYYKLTDTGSHFLKGLSDTWDELVQSTDQITQKSKASV from the coding sequence ATGAATCTTGAAAACACACAGGTACAGATGAGGAAGGGCATATTGGAATATTGCATCCTTCACATCATTGCGCGGGGGGAAGTGTACGCCTCCGACATGTTGGAAGAACTGACCCTGGCACACATGATTGTGGTGGAAGGAACTCTTTATCCCCTTCTCACACGATTAAAGAATGCAGGATTGGTGGAATATAAATGGGTGGAGTCCAAATCGGGTCCGCCACGAAAATATTACAAGCTCACGGATACGGGATCTCACTTTCTGAAGGGACTTTCCGACACCTGGGATGAGTTGGTTCAATCAACGGACCAGATCACACAGAAATCAAAAGCAAGCGTTTAA
- a CDS encoding NAD(P)H-dependent oxidoreductase, translating to MIHKKSVLAICGSTRSNSTNEAILKGIATTYSSEFKLELYQGISDLPHFNPDIADDSLSPFVKKFRDKIMAADGILICTPEYVFSLPGALKNAIEWTVSTTVFLDKPTALIVASGIGEKTFESLKLIMTTVGSKMNEDSSILIQGARSKFNQEGMPVDEIAGKSIEKMMKGFISLFDS from the coding sequence ATGATCCACAAAAAATCTGTGCTCGCCATCTGCGGCAGCACGCGCAGCAACTCAACCAATGAAGCAATCCTCAAAGGAATTGCAACAACCTACTCATCCGAATTCAAACTTGAGCTTTATCAGGGTATCTCCGACCTGCCCCACTTCAATCCTGACATCGCTGACGATTCATTGTCACCATTTGTAAAAAAGTTTCGGGATAAGATCATGGCGGCGGATGGAATTCTCATCTGCACACCGGAATATGTATTCAGTCTCCCGGGCGCACTGAAGAATGCAATTGAATGGACGGTTTCCACCACGGTCTTCCTGGATAAACCTACAGCATTAATTGTGGCATCGGGTATCGGAGAAAAGACTTTTGAATCGCTTAAGCTTATTATGACTACTGTTGGATCTAAAATGAATGAGGATTCCTCAATATTAATTCAGGGAGCACGCAGCAAATTCAATCAGGAGGGAATGCCGGTTGATGAGATTGCAGGTAAGAGCATTGAAAAAATGATGAAGGGATTTATAAGTCTCTTTGATAGCTGA
- a CDS encoding winged helix DNA-binding domain-containing protein, producing the protein MIIPYRLLNQHISHHKLKKPQDIVSYLGAMQAQEYAMAKWAIGLRLPGTKDADVEKAFNKGHILRTHLLRPTWHFVSPADIRWMLALTKDRVYAVSAFMFRKSELTDKIFNRSADIFTKMLQGGNHLERNVLKAALEKAKIPTDEFLLSYMLMHAEMEGVICSGPRVGKQFTYALLEERVPPVKSISREEALNELTHRYFKSRGPATVQDFAVWSGLTAKDARNGIASLDKKFIHEKINDREFIFYKRDYSMATSDSTFLMPDYDEYGMSYRGRSDIFNKEKFAKQISRGNPIFNRMIIINGKIEGTWNRTVTKKALTINSFPFSSLSKENQRNLLEAEKKYRLFLGDNLEA; encoded by the coding sequence ATGATCATCCCCTACCGTCTTCTTAATCAACATATCTCCCATCACAAGCTTAAGAAGCCTCAGGATATTGTATCATATCTGGGAGCCATGCAGGCGCAGGAATATGCAATGGCCAAATGGGCAATCGGTTTGCGATTACCCGGCACAAAAGATGCTGACGTTGAAAAGGCATTTAACAAAGGTCACATCTTACGAACCCATCTTCTCCGTCCTACCTGGCACTTCGTCTCACCTGCCGACATCCGGTGGATGCTAGCGTTAACAAAAGACAGAGTCTATGCAGTAAGCGCTTTCATGTTTCGCAAGTCAGAGCTCACCGATAAGATCTTCAATCGCAGCGCTGACATCTTTACCAAAATGCTTCAGGGTGGGAATCACCTGGAGAGAAATGTTCTGAAGGCAGCTCTCGAAAAAGCTAAAATACCAACAGATGAATTCCTGTTGAGCTACATGCTCATGCACGCAGAGATGGAAGGCGTCATCTGCAGTGGGCCGAGAGTCGGCAAACAATTCACATATGCTTTGCTTGAGGAACGTGTCCCACCTGTAAAATCTATATCAAGGGAAGAAGCCCTGAATGAACTCACGCACCGGTACTTCAAGAGTCGCGGGCCTGCTACGGTTCAGGATTTTGCTGTCTGGTCGGGACTTACTGCTAAAGATGCACGCAATGGTATTGCTTCTTTGGATAAAAAGTTCATCCATGAGAAGATCAACGATCGGGAATTCATCTTTTATAAAAGAGATTATTCCATGGCAACGAGTGATTCTACGTTCCTCATGCCCGACTACGATGAATATGGAATGAGCTATCGTGGACGAAGTGATATCTTCAACAAAGAAAAATTTGCCAAACAGATCAGTCGCGGTAATCCAATATTCAACCGCATGATCATCATCAACGGAAAGATCGAAGGCACCTGGAATCGCACCGTCACTAAAAAGGCTTTGACTATTAATTCCTTTCCATTCAGTTCATTGTCAAAAGAGAATCAACGCAATCTTCTTGAGGCAGAAAAAAAGTATCGCCTGTTTCTGGGAGACAATCTGGAAGCGTGA
- a CDS encoding response regulator, producing MNNAVEILLVEDSIDDANLAIRALKKNNLANRLLHLEDGQEALDYLFNEANQMPRLILLDLKMPKVDGLDVLRRLQADEKRKIIPVVMLTSSKEESDIIKSYQLGVNAYIVKPVDFDQFVKAVTEVGLFWLVLNQPPVKK from the coding sequence ATGAACAATGCCGTTGAAATTCTTTTGGTAGAAGATAGTATTGATGACGCAAATCTTGCCATTCGCGCGCTCAAGAAAAACAATCTGGCTAACCGGTTGTTACATCTTGAGGATGGTCAGGAGGCATTAGACTATCTCTTTAATGAAGCAAATCAGATGCCCCGCCTCATTCTCCTTGATCTTAAAATGCCAAAGGTGGATGGTCTTGATGTACTAAGAAGATTACAGGCAGATGAGAAAAGAAAGATCATACCAGTAGTGATGCTTACCTCTTCCAAAGAAGAAAGCGATATCATCAAATCATATCAGCTTGGAGTAAATGCATATATCGTAAAGCCTGTGGATTTTGATCAATTTGTAAAAGCAGTTACTGAGGTGGGACTTTTTTGGCTGGTCTTAAATCAACCGCCAGTGAAGAAATAA
- a CDS encoding hybrid sensor histidine kinase/response regulator: MELKILMLEDVEEDSLLIQRVLQKAGIRFESLRVDSKEDFIRSIDSFQPDIVLSDHALPQFNSSEALRIFKEKSSMTPFILVTGAVSEEFAVSSLHLGADDYILKSNLARLPSAINNAINKKKAERERAIANHSLMLQNQELKKLNQELDRFVYSTSHNLRAPLLSVLGLVRLSRQEIENKTTEELPQYFEMIEKSITQLDTTLRQIIDYSKNARLEEEPDEINFEDLLQGTFDYMKFINGATNISQNIVIHEGPSFYCGKMRMNFVLQNLISNSIKYYDATKDNPFVKVEVFKNESEARIVIEDNGIGISKKYQENIFDMFFRATERSDGSGLGLYIVKETIDMMGGRIELNSEKNKGTSVTLTIPNFRRTG, encoded by the coding sequence ATGGAACTGAAGATATTGATGCTGGAGGATGTTGAAGAGGACTCACTTTTAATACAGCGTGTTTTACAAAAAGCAGGAATAAGATTTGAATCCCTGCGTGTGGATTCAAAAGAAGATTTTATCAGAAGCATTGATTCTTTCCAGCCGGATATTGTTCTGTCCGATCACGCATTACCCCAGTTTAACTCCAGTGAAGCACTCCGCATCTTCAAGGAAAAATCATCCATGACTCCCTTTATCCTGGTTACGGGAGCGGTATCAGAAGAGTTTGCAGTCTCCTCTCTTCATCTTGGCGCTGACGATTACATTTTAAAGTCCAATCTCGCACGACTTCCTTCTGCTATTAATAATGCTATCAACAAAAAAAAGGCGGAGCGTGAAAGGGCCATTGCCAATCATTCACTGATGCTTCAGAATCAGGAACTGAAAAAGCTGAACCAGGAGCTTGACAGATTTGTGTACAGCACTTCTCATAATCTTCGTGCACCACTTCTTTCTGTTCTGGGACTGGTCCGCCTGTCACGTCAGGAGATAGAAAACAAAACCACCGAAGAGCTGCCCCAGTACTTTGAGATGATCGAAAAAAGCATCACGCAGCTGGATACTACCCTTCGTCAGATCATTGACTATTCAAAGAACGCACGACTGGAAGAAGAACCCGATGAGATCAACTTTGAAGACCTCCTTCAGGGTACATTTGATTACATGAAGTTTATCAATGGAGCGACCAACATCAGTCAGAACATCGTTATTCATGAAGGTCCTTCATTCTATTGCGGAAAAATGCGCATGAACTTTGTGCTTCAGAATCTTATTTCCAACTCAATTAAATACTATGATGCTACAAAGGATAATCCATTTGTAAAGGTAGAAGTATTTAAAAATGAATCGGAAGCAAGGATTGTTATCGAAGACAATGGTATCGGTATATCGAAGAAATACCAGGAAAATATCTTTGACATGTTCTTCCGCGCTACCGAAAGAAGCGACGGGTCGGGTCTCGGACTTTACATTGTAAAAGAGACCATCGACATGATGGGCGGAAGGATTGAATTGAATTCAGAAAAAAACAAGGGGACTTCCGTAACACTGACAATTCCCAACTTCAGACGAACTGGCTGA